Proteins co-encoded in one Dreissena polymorpha isolate Duluth1 chromosome 12, UMN_Dpol_1.0, whole genome shotgun sequence genomic window:
- the LOC127854266 gene encoding lanC-like protein 3 gives MRFFQNKFPDYQEGGKVEIDPSKWVPQIYSIVESIQEGMPPVFDNCDGGIYVGNSGIAYMFYYIAQNDAFKDKRSSFLEQAVLYANMANSSNYGQDKASFILGAAGVHTVTSLVYDAIGSPQIAGKCLEEFAELSKICSPINFLRCGSDELFVGRAGYLCGVLNLRQKLKNQTVPDDVVNQLCSVTVASGQQYRGKNPSVPLMYSYYDTEYLGAAHGVSSILQMLISFPSFVKSSHETEALLRSAVDFMLSLEQENFNYPPAMDEVKRRRPDKEELVHWCHGAPGVVYLFARAYKVWGDQKYLDVSLRCGELTWQRGLLKKGPGICHGVAGSGYVFLLLYRLTGDQKHLHRALKFAEFLFMPEFQQARIPDSPYSLYEGWAGTVCFLADLLQPEKAEFPFFNVFME, from the exons ATGAGATTCTTTCAAAACAAGTTCCCCGATTACCAGGAAGGTGGTAAGGTTGAAATAGACCCCTCAAAATGGGTTCCCCAAATTTACTCAATTGTAGAATCCATACAAGAGGGCATGCCCCCTGTCTTTGACAACTGTGATGGCGGCATTTATGTCGGAAATTCAGGTATAGCGTACATGTTTTACTACATTGCACAAAATGATGCATTCAAGGACAAGCGTTCTTCATTCTTGGAACAAGCTGTATTGTATGCCAATATGGCAAATAGTTCAAACTATGGCCAGGATAAAGCATCATTCATCTTAGGAGCTGCTGGAGTGCATACCGTCACAAGTCTAGTTTATGATGCCATAGGGTCACCACAGATTGCAGGAAAATGCTTGGAGGAATTTGCAGAACTCTCGAAAATTTGTTCACCAATAAATTTTCTGAGGTGTGGTTCAGATGAGTTGTTTGTGGGCAGAGCTGGTTACTTGTGTGGCGTTCTCAATCTGCGACAGAAACTTAAAAACCAG ACTGTACCAGATGATGTAGTTAACCAGCTGTGTTCCGTAACAGTGGCATCTGGTCAGCAATACAGGGGCAAAAATCCATCTGTGCCACTGATGTATTCTTACTACGACACAGAATATTTAG GTGCTGCTCATGGTGTCTCCTCCATCCTGCAGATGTTGATCAGTTTCCCCAGCTTTGTGAAGTCCAGCCATGAGACAGAAGCCCTGTTGCGGTCCGCAGTAGACTTCATGCTATCCCTAGAGCAGGAGAACTTCAACTACCCACCTGCAATGGATGAGGTAAAAAGGCGGCGACCCGATAAGGAAGAGCTTGTGCACTGGTGCCATGGAGCCCCTG GTGTAGTGTATCTGTTTGCGCGAGCCTACAAGGTCTGGGGTGACCAGAAGTATCTTGATGTTAGCCTGCGCTGTGGGGAACTGACCTGGCAGAGGGGCCTGCTGAAAAAGGGGCCAGGGATCTGTCATGGGGTGGCAGGCAGCGGATATGTCTTCCTGCTGCTATACAGATTAACAG GGGATCAAAAGCATCTGCATCGAGCCCTGAAGTTTGCCGAGTTCCTGTTTATGCCCGAGTTCCAACAAGCGCGAATCCCTGACAGTCCATACTCGCTGTATGAGGGATGGGCTGGAACAGTGTGTTTTCTGGCCGATCTACTCCAGCCAGAGAAAGCAGAATTCCCGTTCTTCAATGTTTTCATGGAGTGA